In Bacteriovorax stolpii, a single genomic region encodes these proteins:
- a CDS encoding ABC transporter permease, with amino-acid sequence MSFIKFFWKDFRFDKSFNWFYVLCASLGIIGLLLVESFRVGIEDKVAKNAKNFIASDLSISTRRALDESEIKKIENYLSEKKFTYAKWTETYSLVMKVTSGKEGEPLSKLADLNFVTPEFPFYGSVVLEDGGRKGPGDWGSIHESPVLWMSRDLSWELGIKVGDKVKVGEAIFTVGGIILQDQFSSFRGFNLAPKIFLSYNFLPQTDLIKFGSTATYSYSIKLPPEIKNKVIQKELRGLIIDKAVKIAGPEESSQQISRSLNLLTDYLSLITLMTYLLSLVGLYYFTQHFLSKKLKTFSIYKAMGIRTTFLFKVNFVHLVLLTSIAVLISTTIVVSALPFTEGYFSKLVGEELIFRLNGLALLRILSLSLGGSMLALGPLFWGALQTPVATIFQDLPAELKRIKFYYFLPLLVYVIVLAIVLANSIKVGLLFLGGLLLIIFLAGVCFKGVTTLLDRSSGKMTFVNRHASRTVSRYFTSSFTIFICLLVGMTLTTFIFQLESSLREEFTQTYGDRRPDLFMFDLQDTQAEEFDRLTKSEGWNRTMFAPMIRGRLLKLNGVATQKREEPGTSDPSFQTREEENSERVRNRGVNLSYRSHLSWSETLVEGKFNGEKCDVEKGPCEISLERSYARRLGAKIGDKLVFDISGIEVEGVVTSFRTVKWTSFEPNFFILFQPGVLEEAPKTYLASIKVKSFEEKRKVFSKMAETFPSVSMLEVSELVRKITTIFDLMAIAIKFISFLSLFVAFVVLVAVSFNHLELRKREMSLFYMLGLKTETIKQIYSREFSFLTGFCFILSVLFGSGLTFVIMKNVFNSEVILRLGFVVPVMAALSILLLVIVSLRVNKLVKSKSLF; translated from the coding sequence ATGTCATTTATAAAATTTTTCTGGAAAGACTTCAGGTTTGATAAATCATTTAACTGGTTTTATGTTCTCTGCGCTTCTTTGGGGATTATTGGTCTTTTATTAGTGGAGTCCTTTAGAGTTGGTATCGAAGATAAAGTCGCTAAAAATGCTAAAAACTTTATTGCTTCAGATCTTTCCATCTCAACCAGACGTGCGCTTGATGAAAGTGAAATCAAAAAAATTGAAAACTACCTAAGTGAAAAGAAATTCACTTATGCCAAATGGACAGAAACGTACTCGCTGGTGATGAAAGTGACTTCGGGTAAAGAAGGTGAGCCTTTATCAAAGCTTGCGGACTTAAACTTTGTTACACCTGAATTTCCTTTTTATGGAAGTGTGGTTCTTGAAGATGGTGGACGCAAAGGCCCAGGCGACTGGGGAAGTATTCATGAAAGTCCCGTCCTTTGGATGAGCCGCGATCTTTCGTGGGAGCTGGGAATTAAGGTTGGCGATAAGGTAAAAGTAGGAGAAGCAATCTTTACTGTCGGTGGAATTATCCTGCAAGATCAGTTCTCTTCTTTTAGAGGGTTTAACCTAGCTCCTAAGATTTTTCTTTCTTATAACTTTCTACCGCAAACTGACTTGATTAAATTTGGTTCAACCGCAACTTATAGTTACTCAATTAAGCTTCCGCCTGAAATCAAAAACAAAGTTATACAAAAAGAACTGCGTGGTCTGATTATTGATAAGGCAGTGAAGATTGCAGGCCCTGAAGAGTCGAGCCAGCAAATTTCTCGCTCACTCAATCTCCTTACGGATTACCTGAGTTTGATTACGCTCATGACTTATTTACTAAGTCTTGTCGGTCTTTATTATTTCACCCAGCATTTTCTTTCAAAGAAACTTAAAACGTTTTCGATTTATAAAGCGATGGGAATTAGAACGACGTTTCTTTTTAAAGTGAACTTTGTTCACCTGGTCTTACTTACATCGATTGCTGTCCTCATTTCTACGACAATTGTGGTCTCTGCACTCCCATTTACTGAAGGGTATTTTAGTAAACTTGTTGGAGAGGAGCTTATCTTTAGACTCAATGGTCTTGCTCTGTTGCGTATTCTTTCTCTTTCTTTAGGGGGAAGTATGCTGGCGCTGGGGCCTCTTTTCTGGGGCGCTTTGCAGACTCCGGTCGCTACGATCTTTCAAGATTTACCGGCAGAACTTAAGCGCATCAAGTTTTATTACTTTCTTCCACTTTTAGTTTACGTGATTGTCCTGGCGATTGTTTTAGCTAACTCGATTAAGGTAGGATTACTTTTCCTTGGTGGATTACTGCTGATTATCTTTTTGGCCGGAGTTTGTTTTAAAGGAGTCACAACTCTTTTAGACAGGTCGTCTGGAAAGATGACGTTTGTTAATCGTCATGCTTCGAGAACTGTGAGCCGTTATTTCACTTCATCGTTCACCATTTTTATTTGTTTACTTGTGGGGATGACGTTAACGACCTTCATTTTTCAATTAGAAAGCTCTCTAAGAGAGGAATTCACTCAAACTTATGGAGACAGAAGACCAGATCTTTTTATGTTTGATCTTCAAGACACTCAGGCTGAAGAGTTTGATCGGCTGACGAAATCAGAAGGCTGGAACCGCACTATGTTTGCCCCGATGATTAGAGGGCGCTTACTAAAACTTAACGGGGTGGCCACACAAAAAAGAGAAGAGCCTGGAACAAGCGACCCTAGTTTTCAGACGAGAGAGGAGGAAAACTCAGAGCGCGTGAGAAACCGCGGAGTGAATTTAAGTTATCGCTCTCATTTGTCGTGGTCAGAAACACTGGTCGAAGGAAAGTTTAACGGCGAGAAATGCGATGTAGAGAAAGGCCCATGTGAGATTTCTCTTGAGCGCTCTTATGCCAGAAGATTAGGAGCAAAAATCGGAGATAAGCTGGTGTTTGATATCAGCGGGATTGAAGTTGAAGGAGTGGTGACAAGTTTTCGTACCGTAAAGTGGACGAGTTTTGAGCCAAACTTCTTTATCCTTTTCCAGCCAGGAGTGCTGGAAGAGGCACCAAAGACGTACCTAGCTTCTATTAAAGTGAAGTCCTTTGAAGAAAAAAGAAAAGTCTTCTCAAAGATGGCAGAGACTTTCCCAAGCGTGTCGATGTTGGAAGTTTCAGAGTTAGTGAGAAAAATTACGACCATCTTTGATTTAATGGCAATCGCCATTAAGTTTATTTCTTTCTTGTCGTTGTTTGTGGCCTTCGTTGTCCTGGTGGCGGTGAGCTTTAATCATCTGGAGCTAAGAAAGCGTGAAATGAGTCTCTTTTATATGTTAGGACTTAAGACAGAAACGATTAAGCAGATTTACTCAAGAGAATTTTCGTTTTTAACGGGCTTCTGTTTTATTCTCTCTGTGCTTTTTGGTTCGGGACTGACGTTTGTCATTATGAAGAATGTCTTTAACTCAGAAGTGATCCTGAGACTTGGATTTGTTGTGCCGGTGATGGCAGCACTCTCAATTCTTCTTTTGGTGATTGTGAGTTTAAGAGTTAATAAACTAGTGAAGAGTAAAAGTTTATTTTAA
- a CDS encoding ABC transporter ATP-binding protein has translation MRIEVKNLNKHFEQGKNTIHVLNDVTLDIKSGEIIALLGKSGSGKTTMLSLLAGLDRPDHGSISVDGTDLTKLSEEELCKFRAEKLGIVFQQFHLIPHLTALENVLLSFEINGKEDKETAMKWLDMVGLRERANHYPSMLSGGEQQRVAIARALSFGPPLLLADEPTGNLDTETGKHVIEILFNMVREKKTTMILVTHDEELASKADRIVRLIGGKCHL, from the coding sequence ATGAGAATTGAAGTCAAAAACTTAAACAAACATTTTGAACAGGGAAAAAACACGATTCACGTTTTAAACGACGTTACCCTGGATATTAAAAGCGGCGAGATTATCGCTCTTCTAGGTAAATCGGGAAGTGGGAAGACGACGATGCTTTCACTCCTGGCCGGTCTTGATCGCCCGGATCATGGAAGTATTTCTGTTGACGGAACTGACCTGACAAAATTATCAGAAGAAGAGCTCTGCAAGTTTAGAGCAGAGAAGTTGGGAATTGTTTTCCAACAGTTTCATCTGATTCCTCATTTAACAGCTTTGGAAAATGTTCTGTTGTCGTTTGAGATTAACGGTAAAGAAGATAAAGAAACAGCGATGAAGTGGCTGGATATGGTTGGCCTAAGAGAGCGCGCGAATCATTACCCTTCAATGCTCTCTGGTGGAGAACAGCAGCGTGTGGCGATTGCCCGTGCTCTTTCTTTTGGCCCCCCTTTACTTCTAGCGGATGAGCCGACAGGAAACCTGGACACTGAAACAGGCAAACACGTCATCGAGATTCTTTTTAATATGGTCCGTGAAAAAAAGACCACAATGATTCTTGTCACTCATGATGAGGAACTGGCCAGTAAGGCAGACCGTATCGTGCGTCTGATTGGTGGAAAATGTCATTTATAA
- a CDS encoding arylesterase yields MKKFLILLAGLLFINTGVFASTHILFLGDSLSEGYGLDEEQSFPRLVEKNLKEKKHDVVVTNGGVSGSTSASGVTRLKWHLKKKTDILVLELGANDGLRGLKLAETQKNLLAIIKLAKEKKVKVLLLGLLMPPNYGKQYVAEFEAMYKKIANTEKVAFLPFVLNNVAGKSDLNLPDGIHPNAKGHVLVAKTVTDFVEKNL; encoded by the coding sequence ATGAAAAAATTTTTGATTCTCCTGGCGGGATTGTTATTTATTAACACCGGCGTCTTTGCGTCTACACACATTCTTTTTTTGGGCGATTCTCTTTCTGAAGGCTACGGGCTGGATGAAGAGCAGTCCTTTCCTCGTTTAGTGGAAAAAAACCTGAAAGAGAAAAAGCACGATGTCGTTGTCACTAACGGCGGAGTGAGCGGTTCAACTTCTGCAAGCGGAGTGACCAGGCTTAAGTGGCACTTAAAAAAGAAAACTGACATCCTGGTTTTAGAACTTGGGGCCAACGATGGTCTACGTGGGTTAAAACTTGCTGAAACTCAGAAGAATCTTTTAGCGATTATTAAACTTGCTAAAGAGAAAAAGGTGAAAGTTTTATTGCTAGGACTTTTAATGCCTCCTAACTACGGTAAACAGTATGTGGCCGAGTTCGAAGCTATGTATAAAAAAATTGCTAACACTGAAAAAGTCGCTTTCCTTCCTTTCGTTCTAAATAACGTAGCGGGGAAGTCTGATCTTAATTTACCTGACGGTATTCACCCTAATGCCAAAGGACATGTCCTGGTGGCCAAAACTGTAACTGATTTTGTGGAAAAAAACTTATGA
- the udk gene encoding uridine kinase, whose protein sequence is MVTPYIIGVAGGSGSGKTYFARELQKILGDERCSILYQDNYYIDQSAKFDGDGGSVNFDHPSSLDFDLLAAGLRDLKQGKSIKVPLYDFATHTRKIETIDCHPKKIILVDGILILDSSVVRAALDEAVFFDTPEELRFKRRLDRDVHERGRTPEGVKKQFDLQVKPMHNQFVEPSKIFAQTIVKDFGDYHEAIEFFTRKLT, encoded by the coding sequence ATGGTTACTCCATACATTATCGGTGTTGCAGGTGGAAGCGGATCTGGGAAAACTTATTTTGCCAGAGAGCTACAGAAAATTCTTGGCGATGAGAGATGTTCGATTCTTTATCAGGACAACTATTACATTGACCAGTCTGCAAAATTCGACGGTGATGGTGGATCAGTAAACTTCGATCATCCAAGCAGTCTTGATTTTGATCTTTTGGCAGCAGGTCTTCGCGATTTAAAGCAAGGCAAAAGCATCAAAGTTCCTCTCTACGACTTTGCTACTCACACTAGAAAAATTGAAACAATTGACTGCCATCCAAAGAAAATTATTCTGGTGGATGGCATTCTGATTTTAGACTCAAGTGTTGTCCGCGCAGCTCTTGATGAAGCCGTCTTCTTCGACACGCCAGAAGAGCTGCGCTTTAAAAGAAGACTGGATAGAGATGTCCATGAACGCGGAAGAACGCCTGAAGGAGTCAAAAAGCAATTTGACTTGCAGGTAAAACCAATGCACAACCAGTTTGTTGAACCATCAAAAATCTTTGCTCAAACCATTGTCAAAGATTTTGGTGATTATCACGAAGCGATAGAATTCTTTACCAGAAAACTGACTTAA
- the upp gene encoding uracil phosphoribosyltransferase: MGQKITIIKHPLLRHKLGHLRDKNTNSNDFREITKEISKILAYEAMREWDQMEPVAIETPIAKTTIERMINPPVVVSILRAGNGMLDAVLSMLPIASAGFIGIYRDKFIHNTVEYYFKMPENIKGKEILLCDPLVATSDTIVAAIDRLKQYEVGKIKVLCLIASKIGLEKLHFFHPDVEVFTLNVEEEINEVGYLVPGLGDAGDRLFQTK, from the coding sequence ATGGGCCAGAAAATTACGATCATTAAGCACCCACTGTTAAGACATAAGCTGGGGCACTTGCGTGATAAAAACACGAACTCGAATGACTTCCGTGAGATCACCAAAGAAATCTCGAAGATTTTAGCGTATGAGGCAATGAGAGAATGGGACCAGATGGAGCCAGTAGCCATCGAAACTCCGATTGCTAAGACGACAATTGAAAGAATGATTAACCCACCAGTAGTTGTTTCTATCCTTCGCGCCGGAAACGGGATGCTGGATGCGGTATTGTCGATGTTACCGATCGCCAGCGCTGGATTTATCGGGATCTATCGCGATAAATTTATTCACAATACGGTTGAGTATTATTTCAAAATGCCGGAAAATATCAAAGGCAAAGAAATTCTTCTGTGCGATCCGCTTGTGGCGACATCAGACACGATTGTGGCAGCGATTGACCGCTTAAAACAATATGAGGTCGGCAAGATTAAAGTTCTTTGTTTAATTGCTTCGAAAATTGGTCTGGAAAAACTTCACTTTTTCCACCCAGACGTCGAAGTGTTCACATTGAATGTAGAAGAAGAGATTAACGAAGTTGGTTACCTTGTTCCAGGACTTGGGGATGCGGGAGACCGCCTTTTCCAGACTAAATAG
- a CDS encoding URC4/urg3 family protein yields the protein MSNTEKDLDFLLSPGAIRRSAESILELTQAGKTHFNYHPEKLNEVVDYVVQVINENYPDHNIPFHSRWGHFKVGGINRAEALNAKISNRDAMEQARIKLDLVITSVLLDAGAGNIWAYNEKSTGKIFNRSEGLGVASFYLFMEGALSEDGSLKATATGLQNLTAEKLKAAFQVTESNPLIGVEGRLGLLKNLGKTVADKREIFPLGRPGSIVDYLDIRYGKNITGPQLLRAVLDGLGEIWPGRLKVDGVNLGDAWSYSKVPGGLAVFHKLSQWMTYSLIEPLIEAGFTVTDVDKLTGLAEYRNGGLLVDRELITLRDKKLMEASHRPDSELIIEWRGLTVALLDRIGSEVQKKLGKSSSEFPLAKVLEGGTWWAGRKAAKAKRPDSSPPLKIESDGTVF from the coding sequence ATGAGTAATACTGAAAAAGACCTGGATTTTCTTTTGTCGCCAGGTGCGATCAGAAGAAGTGCTGAGAGCATACTTGAATTAACCCAGGCAGGGAAAACCCATTTTAACTACCACCCGGAAAAATTAAACGAAGTGGTGGATTACGTAGTTCAGGTGATTAATGAAAATTACCCTGATCACAATATTCCTTTTCATTCACGTTGGGGGCATTTTAAAGTCGGCGGCATCAACCGCGCTGAAGCGCTTAATGCGAAAATCAGCAATAGAGATGCAATGGAGCAGGCGAGAATTAAACTCGACCTGGTGATCACATCTGTACTTCTCGATGCTGGTGCCGGAAATATCTGGGCCTATAATGAAAAATCGACAGGAAAAATTTTTAATCGTTCTGAAGGTCTGGGAGTCGCAAGCTTCTACCTTTTCATGGAAGGTGCTCTTTCTGAAGATGGTTCCTTAAAAGCGACAGCAACAGGACTGCAAAACCTTACGGCCGAAAAATTAAAAGCAGCTTTTCAGGTAACGGAATCAAATCCTCTTATTGGAGTTGAAGGACGCTTAGGCCTGCTTAAGAATCTTGGTAAAACAGTTGCTGATAAACGCGAGATTTTCCCTCTGGGAAGACCGGGAAGCATTGTGGATTATCTCGATATTCGTTATGGGAAAAATATCACAGGGCCACAGCTTCTAAGAGCAGTGCTTGATGGGTTGGGAGAAATCTGGCCGGGAAGATTAAAAGTTGATGGTGTAAACCTTGGTGATGCCTGGTCATATTCAAAAGTTCCAGGAGGCCTTGCGGTTTTCCATAAACTTTCTCAATGGATGACTTACTCTCTGATTGAGCCGCTTATTGAAGCAGGTTTTACGGTGACGGATGTAGATAAGCTGACTGGTTTAGCTGAATACAGAAACGGTGGACTCTTAGTTGACCGCGAACTGATTACTCTAAGAGATAAAAAATTAATGGAAGCTAGCCATAGACCGGATTCAGAACTCATCATTGAATGGCGTGGGCTAACCGTGGCCCTGCTTGATCGCATTGGGTCTGAAGTGCAGAAGAAGCTTGGAAAATCTTCAAGTGAATTCCCGCTGGCAAAAGTTCTTGAAGGTGGAACATGGTGGGCCGGAAGAAAGGCAGCGAAAGCAAAAAGACCTGACAGTTCTCCTCCATTAAAGATTGAGAGTGATGGAACAGTTTTTTAA
- a CDS encoding GTP cyclohydrolase II, with product MSEKKFKRSAHVVLTSHSKQLYKSSLKINWGAKTPKERGPVIGSLTDIKERNAIGTHSGSYSVYRALSIAQGSYKTDHRPDLHNTESPVKIGPYASWFDPDKMVSIDPWGLDVQLNFKELYDQGYDIRPTISVTQAHLQLPEIHDAIRAGRLKVDGKIVKENMDIKVTKVALEPVWYLPGIAKRLGVEEGELRKILFQETGGMFPELVTRPDLKVMLPPIGSTTVYIFGNPADLADSKVELTCRVHDECNGSDVFGSDICTCRPYLIYGIEDAARTAQRGGVGIIAYYRKEGRALGEVTKFLVYNARKRQEGGDSAATYFRRTECVAGVEDARFQELMPDILQFFGITKIHNLHSMSNMKYNAIVKSGIEVVNRIQIPAELIPADAQVEIEAKKAAGYFTPGEVKKGDALEKVKGRPIDE from the coding sequence ATGAGCGAAAAGAAGTTTAAAAGATCAGCGCATGTTGTTTTAACGTCTCACTCAAAGCAGCTTTATAAGAGCAGCTTAAAAATCAACTGGGGAGCTAAAACTCCAAAAGAAAGAGGGCCAGTGATTGGTTCTCTTACAGACATTAAAGAAAGAAATGCTATTGGAACTCACAGCGGAAGTTATTCTGTTTACCGTGCGCTTTCAATTGCTCAAGGTTCTTATAAAACTGATCACCGTCCAGACTTACACAATACAGAGTCGCCGGTGAAAATTGGACCGTATGCTTCTTGGTTTGACCCGGACAAAATGGTGTCGATTGATCCATGGGGATTAGATGTTCAGTTAAATTTCAAAGAACTTTACGATCAAGGTTACGACATTCGTCCAACGATCTCGGTCACTCAAGCTCACTTACAACTTCCAGAAATCCACGATGCGATTAGAGCTGGAAGATTAAAAGTTGATGGCAAGATCGTTAAAGAAAACATGGACATCAAAGTTACAAAAGTGGCCCTTGAGCCAGTTTGGTATCTCCCGGGGATTGCAAAGCGTCTGGGAGTTGAAGAAGGTGAGCTAAGAAAAATTCTTTTCCAGGAAACTGGTGGAATGTTCCCTGAGCTTGTGACTCGTCCTGATTTAAAAGTGATGCTTCCACCAATTGGAAGTACGACTGTTTATATTTTCGGAAACCCAGCAGACCTTGCTGATTCAAAAGTAGAGCTTACTTGCCGCGTACACGACGAGTGTAACGGATCAGACGTATTTGGCTCAGATATCTGTACGTGTAGACCATACCTGATTTACGGAATCGAAGACGCTGCTCGCACAGCTCAAAGAGGCGGCGTCGGTATCATCGCTTACTACAGAAAAGAAGGACGTGCCCTGGGTGAAGTAACCAAGTTCCTTGTTTACAATGCTCGTAAACGTCAGGAAGGAGGGGACTCTGCGGCGACTTATTTCCGTCGTACAGAGTGTGTGGCCGGTGTTGAAGATGCACGCTTTCAGGAGTTGATGCCAGACATTCTTCAATTTTTTGGAATTACAAAAATCCATAACCTGCATTCAATGAGTAACATGAAATACAACGCTATCGTAAAAAGCGGTATCGAGGTTGTGAACAGAATTCAGATTCCTGCTGAGCTAATCCCTGCGGATGCTCAGGTAGAAATCGAAGCGAAAAAAGCTGCCGGTTACTTCACTCCTGGTGAAGTTAAAAAAGGTGATGCGCTAGAAAAAGTTAAAGGGAGACCGATCGATGAGTAA
- the mmsA gene encoding CoA-acylating methylmalonate-semialdehyde dehydrogenase, with the protein MSVKIPAQVINCQNFIDGQFQNGKGEKVEVTSPYNGKKIGEFMSATKSEVDAAVESAYKAQALWADVPMKERTKVMFNFRNILMRDLEEISHLKSSESGKCFEEGKAGLLKGIEVLEFAIALQNMDLGGRVEVSRGVSCEYRREPIGVVANITPFNFPAMVPMWTIPIALTLGNAYIWKPSEKTPLTSLKIAAALKEAGLPDGLFQVLQGGRETVEAIIDHKHVKAVGFVGSTKIAKMVYDRGTALGKRVLALGGAKNHIVLLPDANPDLAGIGISDSFTGCAGQRCMAASVLLAVGEVDAHIKKIIERASSLTLGKDMGAIITKAQVEFLRSAIDRAEKAGAKILLDGRKAKAPAGMEEGNWIGPTILDNIQPGSEAAQVELFGPVISIIRCQDITHAMKIENSVDYGNACSVFTQSGALAEKVIKMASTGMVGVNVGVPVPREPFSFGGINASKFGHGDITGHHSLDFWSNIKKVTIKWEKQNDNNWMS; encoded by the coding sequence ATGAGCGTTAAGATACCAGCACAAGTTATTAATTGCCAAAATTTCATCGATGGGCAATTTCAAAATGGAAAGGGCGAAAAAGTTGAAGTGACTAGCCCGTACAATGGAAAAAAAATTGGCGAGTTCATGAGCGCCACAAAATCAGAAGTAGATGCAGCTGTTGAGTCAGCTTACAAAGCACAAGCGCTTTGGGCCGATGTTCCAATGAAAGAGCGCACGAAAGTGATGTTCAATTTTAGAAACATCTTAATGCGTGACCTGGAAGAAATCTCTCACTTAAAAAGTTCAGAGTCTGGGAAATGTTTTGAAGAAGGAAAAGCAGGTCTTCTAAAAGGGATTGAAGTTTTAGAATTCGCTATCGCTCTTCAGAATATGGATCTTGGTGGACGTGTAGAAGTCTCTCGCGGTGTAAGCTGTGAGTACCGTCGTGAGCCAATTGGTGTCGTGGCCAACATTACTCCCTTTAACTTCCCGGCGATGGTGCCAATGTGGACGATTCCTATTGCTCTTACTCTCGGAAACGCTTACATCTGGAAGCCGTCTGAAAAAACTCCTTTAACATCACTAAAAATTGCAGCCGCTTTAAAAGAAGCAGGTCTTCCGGATGGATTGTTCCAGGTGCTTCAAGGTGGACGTGAAACGGTTGAAGCCATTATTGATCACAAACACGTTAAAGCTGTAGGCTTCGTTGGATCAACTAAGATTGCCAAGATGGTTTACGACAGAGGAACAGCACTAGGAAAACGTGTTCTTGCTCTTGGTGGAGCAAAAAACCATATCGTTCTTCTTCCTGATGCTAACCCTGATTTAGCGGGAATTGGTATCAGTGATTCATTCACTGGATGTGCGGGACAACGCTGTATGGCCGCTTCAGTTTTACTGGCCGTTGGTGAAGTTGATGCCCACATTAAAAAGATTATTGAAAGAGCAAGCTCTCTGACTCTTGGAAAAGACATGGGAGCAATCATCACGAAAGCTCAAGTTGAGTTTTTAAGATCAGCAATTGACCGCGCTGAAAAAGCGGGAGCTAAAATTCTTCTTGATGGAAGAAAAGCAAAAGCTCCAGCGGGCATGGAAGAAGGAAACTGGATTGGGCCAACAATCTTAGATAACATTCAACCAGGAAGCGAAGCAGCCCAGGTCGAACTATTTGGGCCGGTTATCAGCATCATCAGATGTCAGGACATTACTCACGCCATGAAAATTGAAAACAGCGTAGACTACGGCAACGCTTGTTCTGTTTTCACTCAGAGTGGAGCACTGGCAGAAAAAGTCATCAAGATGGCCAGCACGGGAATGGTGGGAGTGAACGTCGGAGTTCCTGTTCCGCGCGAACCATTCTCTTTTGGTGGAATCAATGCTTCGAAGTTCGGCCATGGTGATATCACAGGACATCACTCGCTGGATTTCTGGAGCAACATTAAGAAAGTAACAATTAAATGGGAAAAACAAAACGACAACAACTGGATGTCGTAA
- a CDS encoding histidine kinase dimerization/phospho-acceptor domain-containing protein: protein MSTEENLISKSSLTEKNRELQRELDSARALIKKYEGIIADLQAENSSNLKKFSHDLASPLQILSMTIESLQDRAPEFSTTLDRMKRSTDNMIEIINSIRKLQKAMPATPSKELKVV, encoded by the coding sequence ATGAGCACAGAAGAAAATCTAATCTCTAAAAGTAGCCTGACTGAAAAAAACCGAGAGTTACAACGCGAACTCGATTCGGCCCGGGCATTAATTAAAAAATATGAAGGGATTATTGCTGATTTACAGGCTGAAAATAGCTCCAACCTTAAGAAGTTCTCCCATGACCTCGCAAGCCCCCTACAGATTCTTTCGATGACGATCGAATCTCTTCAAGACCGCGCCCCAGAATTCAGCACAACGTTAGACCGAATGAAACGCTCAACTGATAACATGATTGAGATAATTAACTCTATCCGCAAATTACAAAAGGCCATGCCGGCCACGCCCTCTAAAGAACTTAAGGTCGTTTAG
- a CDS encoding TerC family protein gives MFAVHSVWEWLAFAGIITFMLVLDLGVFHKKSHKVSIKESLAWTAVWICLAMMFNAWVYHKMGHQKGLEFLTGYIIEKSLSVDNIFVISLIFSYFRVPAQYQHRVLFWGVLGALFFRIIFIFAGVALIQKFNWMIYVFGGFLVFTGLKMLREEEKHIEIEANPMIKFVKRFWKISPNFDGEHFRTTHNGIKMFTPLFLVLVMIETTDIIFAVDSIPAILAITPDPYIVFTSNVFAILGLRSLYFALNGIMEMFEYINYALAGILAFVGVKMIISSWYHVPTIVSIGVIFTLLIGSIVASIYFPKKNKKLPKAPV, from the coding sequence ATGTTTGCAGTTCACTCGGTGTGGGAATGGTTGGCGTTTGCCGGAATTATCACCTTCATGTTAGTGCTCGATTTGGGGGTGTTTCACAAAAAATCGCATAAGGTTTCAATCAAAGAATCCTTGGCATGGACGGCCGTATGGATCTGTCTTGCGATGATGTTCAATGCTTGGGTTTATCACAAGATGGGGCATCAAAAAGGTCTGGAGTTCTTAACCGGGTATATTATTGAAAAATCCCTAAGTGTGGATAACATTTTTGTTATTTCGCTTATCTTCTCATACTTCCGCGTTCCAGCTCAGTATCAGCACAGAGTCTTGTTTTGGGGGGTTCTGGGAGCGTTGTTCTTTAGAATTATTTTTATCTTCGCCGGAGTGGCGTTGATCCAAAAATTCAACTGGATGATTTATGTCTTCGGTGGGTTTCTTGTTTTCACAGGTCTTAAAATGCTTCGTGAGGAAGAAAAACACATTGAGATTGAAGCCAATCCAATGATTAAGTTTGTAAAAAGATTCTGGAAAATCTCTCCAAATTTCGATGGAGAGCACTTCAGGACAACTCATAATGGGATAAAAATGTTTACTCCATTATTTCTTGTTCTAGTGATGATTGAAACAACTGATATCATCTTTGCAGTCGATTCAATTCCGGCGATCTTAGCGATTACACCAGATCCATATATCGTTTTCACTTCTAACGTGTTTGCGATTCTTGGTCTTCGTTCGCTTTATTTCGCACTCAATGGAATCATGGAGATGTTCGAATACATCAACTATGCATTGGCCGGAATCCTGGCCTTCGTAGGGGTGAAGATGATCATTTCGTCTTGGTACCACGTTCCAACCATTGTATCGATTGGCGTTATTTTTACATTGCTAATTGGATCAATTGTCGCTTCGATCTACTTTCCAAAGAAAAACAAGAAGCTACCAAAAGCTCCGGTATAA